From one Amycolatopsis sp. FDAARGOS 1241 genomic stretch:
- a CDS encoding GbsR/MarR family transcriptional regulator, translated as MGGEVREWVERVAAFLTREYGLPPIAGRVLGRLMACDPPEQSAAQLAEAVGASRASLTTNLRLLVDAGLVGKRAGRGERTAYYRVDDDAWQRVIRRRIATLGSFRDITRAGIELLERDGGRAARVRSADAAFAWLAETFREAGEPE; from the coding sequence ATGGGCGGCGAAGTGCGCGAATGGGTCGAGCGGGTCGCGGCCTTCCTCACGCGCGAGTACGGCCTGCCACCCATCGCCGGGCGTGTGCTCGGCCGGCTGATGGCGTGCGACCCGCCGGAGCAGTCGGCCGCGCAGCTCGCGGAGGCGGTGGGCGCGAGCCGCGCGTCGCTCACCACGAACCTGCGGCTGCTCGTCGACGCCGGGCTGGTCGGCAAACGCGCGGGCCGCGGTGAGCGCACCGCGTACTACCGCGTGGACGACGACGCCTGGCAGCGCGTGATCCGCCGCCGCATCGCCACGCTGGGGTCGTTCCGCGACATCACGCGCGCGGGCATCGAGCTGCTCGAACGCGACGGCGGCCGCGCCGCTCGGGTCCGCAGCGCCGACGCCGCCTTCGCGTGGCTGGCCGAAACCTTTCGAGAAGCTGGGGAGCCGGAATGA
- a CDS encoding RNA polymerase sigma factor, which produces MHQNGVVARLKDVTTSFDEFVAERLDGLLRYATVLTDDPHLAQDIVQDVLLRAQERWAKIESAPTYVRRMVTNEYLSWRRRAIRRVVPSSHEVLDAISPPEADLSTAYDERDEMLARLATLPRKQRAALVLRYYENYSDEEIAEVLRCGTSTVRSQISRALGTLRAAVHPLPTALTTGAGE; this is translated from the coding sequence ATGCATCAGAATGGTGTAGTCGCGCGTCTGAAGGACGTGACCACCAGCTTCGACGAGTTCGTGGCGGAGCGCCTCGACGGGCTCCTGCGCTACGCGACCGTCCTGACCGATGATCCGCACCTGGCGCAGGACATCGTGCAGGACGTGCTGCTGCGAGCCCAGGAGCGCTGGGCGAAGATCGAGTCGGCGCCCACGTACGTGCGGCGGATGGTCACCAACGAGTACCTGTCCTGGCGGCGGCGCGCGATCCGGCGCGTGGTCCCGTCGAGCCACGAGGTGCTCGACGCGATCAGCCCGCCGGAGGCCGACCTGTCGACCGCCTACGACGAGCGGGACGAGATGCTGGCCCGCCTCGCGACGCTGCCGCGCAAGCAGCGCGCGGCGCTCGTGCTGCGCTACTACGAGAACTATTCCGACGAGGAGATCGCCGAGGTGCTGCGCTGCGGGACCTCGACCGTGCGCAGCCAGATCTCGCGCGCGCTGGGCACGCTGCGCGCCGCCGTGCACCCCTTGCCCACCGCCCTGACCACCGGAGCCGGAGAATGA
- a CDS encoding PPOX class F420-dependent oxidoreductase translates to MPTELDRLAAEKYVVLTTFRRDGRAVPTPVWFARDGEELVVSSERKAGKVKRIRNSARVQLQPSNFRGRTHGPTATGTARLLDDAASERIRTAIARQYGLVGRVTMFFSRLRGGPQRTIGIAIRLEEKAAG, encoded by the coding sequence ATGCCGACGGAACTGGACCGCCTCGCGGCCGAGAAGTACGTCGTCCTCACCACCTTCCGCCGCGACGGCCGCGCCGTGCCCACCCCCGTCTGGTTCGCCCGTGACGGCGAGGAACTGGTGGTGTCGTCCGAACGCAAGGCAGGGAAGGTCAAGCGCATCCGCAACAGCGCCCGCGTGCAGCTCCAGCCGAGCAACTTCCGCGGCCGCACCCACGGCCCCACGGCAACCGGCACCGCCCGCCTCCTCGACGACGCGGCCAGCGAACGCATCCGCACGGCGATCGCCCGCCAGTACGGTTTGGTGGGGCGGGTGACCATGTTCTTCAGCCGCTTGCGGGGCGGCCCCCAGCGCACGATCGGCATCGCGATCAGGCTGGAAGAAAAGGCCGCGGGCTAG
- the priA gene encoding bifunctional 1-(5-phosphoribosyl)-5-((5-phosphoribosylamino)methylideneamino)imidazole-4-carboxamide isomerase/phosphoribosylanthranilate isomerase PriA, with product MTFTLFPAVDVADGQAVRLVQGEAGTETSYGSPLDAALAWQRDGAEWIHLVDLDAAFGKGSNRALLAEVIGRLDVQVELSGGIRDDASLEAALGTGARRVNLGTAALEDPEWTAKVVSSYGDRVAIGLDVRISDAGHRVSARGWTSDGGDLWEVLERLDRDGAARYVVTDVSKDGTLRGPNLDLLREVTARTDAPVIASGGVSSVDDLRALAGLACDGVEGAIVGKALYAGAFTLPEALAAVR from the coding sequence GTGACTTTCACGCTGTTTCCCGCAGTTGATGTGGCCGATGGCCAGGCCGTGCGCCTCGTGCAGGGCGAGGCCGGCACCGAGACGTCCTACGGCAGCCCGCTCGACGCGGCGCTGGCCTGGCAGCGCGACGGCGCCGAGTGGATCCATCTCGTGGACCTCGACGCGGCCTTCGGCAAGGGCTCGAACCGGGCCCTCCTCGCGGAGGTGATCGGCCGGCTGGACGTTCAGGTCGAGCTGTCCGGGGGCATCCGCGACGACGCGTCGCTGGAGGCCGCCCTCGGCACGGGTGCCCGCCGGGTGAACCTGGGGACGGCGGCGCTCGAGGACCCGGAGTGGACGGCCAAGGTGGTCTCGTCCTACGGGGACCGCGTGGCGATCGGGCTGGACGTGCGGATCAGCGACGCCGGGCACCGGGTGTCGGCGCGCGGGTGGACGTCCGACGGCGGGGATCTGTGGGAGGTGCTGGAGCGGCTGGACCGCGACGGGGCTGCGCGGTACGTCGTCACGGACGTGAGCAAGGACGGGACGTTGCGCGGGCCGAACCTGGACCTGCTACGGGAGGTGACGGCTCGGACGGACGCGCCGGTGATCGCCTCCGGCGGGGTGTCCAGTGTGGATGATCTCCGGGCCCTCGCCGGGCTGGCCTGCGATGGTGTCGAGGGCGCGATCGTGGGGAAGGCGTTGTACGCCGGGGCGTTCACGTTGCCGGAGGCGTTGGCCGCGGTTCGCTGA
- the hisH gene encoding imidazole glycerol phosphate synthase subunit HisH: MVILDYGSGNLRSAERAVARAGAEVEVTADPHAAVEADGLVVPGVGAFSACMAGLLDVKGHRIIGKRLAGGRPVLGICVGMQILFARGVEHGEETEGTGEWPGSVERLQADVLPHMGWNTVRAPVDSQLFAGIDPAERFYFVHSYAARKWELESGLPGRQPKVTWANHGEDFVAAVENGPLWATQFHPEKSGDAGAKLLRNWLDTL; encoded by the coding sequence GTGGTGATCCTCGACTACGGTTCCGGCAACCTCCGCTCCGCCGAACGCGCCGTCGCGCGCGCCGGCGCCGAGGTGGAGGTCACCGCCGACCCGCATGCCGCGGTCGAGGCCGACGGGCTGGTCGTGCCCGGGGTGGGAGCGTTCTCCGCGTGCATGGCGGGGCTGCTCGACGTGAAGGGGCACCGCATCATCGGCAAGCGCCTCGCCGGCGGGCGTCCGGTGCTGGGCATCTGCGTGGGCATGCAGATCCTCTTCGCCCGCGGCGTCGAGCACGGTGAGGAGACCGAGGGCACGGGCGAGTGGCCCGGCTCGGTGGAGCGCCTGCAGGCCGACGTGCTGCCGCACATGGGCTGGAACACCGTCCGCGCGCCGGTGGACTCGCAGCTGTTCGCCGGGATCGACCCGGCCGAGCGGTTCTACTTCGTGCACTCCTACGCCGCGCGCAAGTGGGAGCTGGAGTCGGGCCTGCCCGGGCGGCAGCCGAAGGTCACCTGGGCCAACCACGGTGAGGACTTCGTGGCCGCCGTGGAGAACGGCCCGCTGTGGGCCACCCAGTTCCACCCCGAGAAGTCCGGCGACGCGGGCGCGAAGCTGCTGCGCAACTGGCTCGACACCCTGTAG
- a CDS encoding acyl-CoA dehydrogenase family protein, producing MSTTPDPHDFLDLDAALSEEERAIRDAVRDYARDQLLDHVADWYESGSLPARDLAKGFGRLGLLGMHLEGYGCAGTSAVAYGVACRELEAVDSGLRSFVSVQGSLAMFAIHRWGSEAHRQEWLPKMAAGEALGCFGLTEPDAGSDPGSMRTRAVRDGSDWVLTGTKMWITNGTVADVAVVWAQTDEGIRGFVVPTSTPGFTANEVKHKLSLRASLTAELVLDGVRLPESAAFPEVRGLRGPLSCLNEARYGILFGVVGAARACYEAALDYTLSREQFGKPLAGFQLTQRKLADLLVEVNRSGLVALQIGRLKDAGSLHHNHVSFGKLANVRSALDVARTARSMLGANGISLEYPVMRHMANLETVLTYEGTEEMHALSLGQAVTGIAAFR from the coding sequence ATGAGCACGACCCCGGACCCACACGATTTCCTCGACCTCGACGCGGCCCTGTCCGAGGAGGAACGGGCCATCCGGGACGCAGTGCGGGACTACGCACGCGACCAGCTTCTCGACCACGTCGCCGACTGGTACGAGTCGGGGTCGCTGCCCGCGCGTGACCTCGCGAAGGGCTTTGGCCGGCTCGGCCTGCTGGGCATGCACCTCGAGGGCTACGGCTGCGCCGGCACGAGCGCGGTGGCCTACGGCGTCGCGTGCCGGGAGTTGGAGGCGGTCGATTCGGGGCTGCGCAGCTTCGTCTCGGTGCAGGGCTCGCTCGCGATGTTCGCCATCCACCGCTGGGGCAGCGAAGCGCACCGCCAGGAGTGGCTGCCGAAGATGGCCGCCGGCGAGGCGCTCGGCTGCTTCGGACTCACCGAACCCGACGCCGGCAGCGACCCGGGCAGCATGCGCACCCGCGCCGTGCGCGACGGCTCCGACTGGGTGCTCACCGGCACGAAGATGTGGATCACCAACGGCACGGTCGCCGACGTCGCGGTGGTGTGGGCGCAGACCGACGAGGGCATCCGCGGGTTCGTGGTCCCGACGTCGACGCCGGGCTTCACCGCCAACGAGGTGAAGCACAAGCTGTCGCTGCGCGCGTCGCTCACGGCCGAGCTGGTGCTCGACGGCGTACGGCTGCCCGAGTCTGCGGCCTTCCCCGAGGTGCGTGGCCTGCGCGGTCCGCTGTCCTGCCTCAACGAAGCCCGCTACGGCATCCTCTTCGGGGTCGTGGGCGCCGCCCGCGCCTGCTACGAAGCCGCGCTGGACTACACGCTCTCGCGCGAGCAGTTCGGCAAGCCGCTCGCCGGTTTCCAGCTGACCCAGCGCAAACTGGCCGACCTCCTCGTCGAGGTGAACCGCTCCGGCCTGGTGGCGCTGCAGATCGGCCGGCTCAAGGACGCCGGCTCGCTGCACCACAACCACGTGAGCTTCGGCAAACTCGCAAACGTCCGCTCGGCGCTCGACGTCGCCCGCACCGCGCGGTCGATGCTCGGCGCCAACGGGATTTCGCTGGAGTACCCGGTGATGCGGCACATGGCGAACCTCGAGACAGTGCTCACGTACGAGGGCACCGAGGAAATGCACGCGCTGTCGCTCGGCCAGGCGGTGACGGGCATCGCCGCGTTCCGCTGA
- a CDS encoding transketolase family protein has protein sequence MLSMRETFLATAEEIVDADPDVAVVLADISAAQLAGAARRHPDRVVNVGIREQLLVSTGAGLALAGLRPIVHTFSAFLVERAFEQIKLDLGHQDAGAVLVSYGASYDMPADGRTHQSPGDVALIDSLPCWYVHVPGHPAEARRLLLDSVPGDSRVYLRLSADRNAEPHLGVGFQRIRTGTRGVVLAVGPVLDRALAAAEGLDVTVLYASTIRPFDAAGLRAAVGDVADVVLVEPYLKGTSAHHVSQALIDVPHRLLSLGTLRDTEVRTYGTRADHDLAHGLDAGSIALSLKDFFRA, from the coding sequence ATGCTGTCGATGCGCGAAACGTTCCTCGCCACCGCCGAGGAGATCGTGGACGCCGACCCGGACGTCGCCGTCGTCCTGGCCGACATCTCCGCCGCCCAGCTCGCCGGCGCGGCACGCCGCCACCCGGACCGGGTCGTCAACGTCGGCATCCGCGAGCAGTTGCTCGTGAGCACCGGCGCGGGCCTCGCACTGGCCGGGCTGCGCCCGATCGTCCACACCTTCTCGGCGTTCCTCGTCGAGCGCGCGTTCGAGCAGATCAAGCTCGACCTGGGCCACCAGGACGCCGGCGCGGTGCTCGTGTCCTACGGCGCGTCCTACGACATGCCCGCCGACGGCCGCACGCACCAGTCACCGGGCGACGTCGCGCTCATCGACTCCCTGCCCTGCTGGTACGTCCACGTGCCCGGCCACCCGGCCGAAGCCCGGCGCCTGCTCCTCGACTCGGTGCCCGGCGACAGCCGCGTGTACCTGCGGCTCTCGGCGGACCGGAACGCCGAACCCCACCTCGGTGTCGGGTTCCAGCGCATCCGCACCGGCACGCGCGGAGTCGTGCTCGCCGTCGGGCCGGTGCTCGACCGCGCGCTCGCGGCGGCCGAAGGCCTCGACGTCACGGTCCTGTACGCGTCGACCATCCGCCCGTTCGACGCCGCGGGCCTGCGCGCCGCGGTGGGGGACGTCGCCGACGTCGTGCTCGTCGAGCCGTACCTCAAGGGCACCTCGGCGCACCACGTGAGCCAAGCGCTCATCGACGTCCCGCACCGCCTGCTGTCCCTGGGCACACTGCGCGACACCGAGGTGCGCACCTACGGCACGCGCGCCGACCACGACCTGGCGCACGGTCTCGACGCGGGCTCGATCGCGTTGTCCCTCAAGGACTTCTTCCGCGCGTGA
- a CDS encoding thiamine pyrophosphate-dependent enzyme codes for MTTTATGYADLPRLISLMTGDDKHQAAAESTVDVIWVLYDRVLAISPETFCDPARDRFLLSKGHGPMAYYAVLAAKGFLGEGELADWSSARSRLGHHPDRKRAPGVEISSGSLGHGLPIAIGTALGVRARGYGGRVVTLVGDAELDEGSSSEAIVVGARLGLENLTTVVVDNQSSTHGWPGGIARRFEVEGWATRTVSGRDHEALHEAFTTAHPGRPLAVVAVVEPKG; via the coding sequence ATGACCACCACAGCAACGGGTTACGCGGATCTGCCCCGGCTGATTTCGCTGATGACGGGCGACGACAAGCACCAGGCCGCCGCCGAGTCCACAGTGGACGTCATCTGGGTGCTCTACGACCGCGTGCTCGCCATCTCGCCCGAGACCTTCTGCGACCCGGCCCGTGACCGCTTCCTGCTGTCCAAGGGGCACGGTCCCATGGCCTACTACGCCGTCCTGGCGGCCAAGGGATTCCTCGGCGAAGGCGAACTCGCCGACTGGTCGTCGGCGCGTTCGCGCCTGGGCCACCACCCCGACCGCAAACGCGCGCCCGGCGTCGAGATCTCCAGCGGTTCCCTCGGCCACGGCTTGCCCATCGCCATCGGCACTGCGCTCGGCGTGCGCGCCCGCGGGTACGGCGGCCGCGTCGTGACGCTCGTCGGTGACGCCGAGCTGGACGAGGGCTCCAGCTCCGAAGCCATCGTCGTCGGAGCGCGGCTCGGGCTCGAGAACCTGACCACCGTGGTCGTCGACAACCAGTCGTCGACGCACGGCTGGCCCGGCGGCATCGCCCGCCGCTTCGAGGTCGAGGGCTGGGCCACGCGCACCGTGTCCGGCCGCGACCACGAGGCGCTCCACGAAGCGTTCACCACCGCACACCCGGGGCGTCCGCTCGCCGTGGTCGCCGTCGTCGAACCGAAGGGCTGA
- the soxR gene encoding redox-sensitive transcriptional activator SoxR yields the protein MTRLAEHLSIGQVAERSGVPHTALRFYEDKGLISSERSAGNQRRYPRSALRRIAFIRAAQRVGLSLEDISNALATLPADHAPTKADWARLSREWQHELDARIDALQRLRDRLTGCVGCGCLSLRSCSLYNADDELARFGPGASKLRPVSEGGI from the coding sequence ATGACGAGGTTGGCGGAACACTTGAGCATCGGACAGGTCGCCGAACGCAGCGGCGTGCCGCACACGGCGCTGCGCTTCTACGAGGACAAGGGGCTCATCTCCTCGGAGCGTTCGGCGGGCAACCAGCGCCGTTACCCGCGCTCGGCGCTGCGGCGGATCGCGTTCATCCGCGCGGCGCAGCGCGTGGGCCTCTCGCTGGAGGACATCAGCAACGCACTGGCCACCCTGCCCGCCGACCACGCCCCGACGAAGGCCGACTGGGCCCGTCTTTCCCGCGAGTGGCAGCACGAGCTCGACGCCCGCATCGACGCCCTGCAGCGCCTGCGCGACCGCCTCACGGGCTGCGTCGGGTGCGGGTGCCTGTCGCTGCGCAGCTGCAGCCTCTACAACGCGGACGACGAACTGGCCCGCTTCGGCCCCGGCGCGAGCAAGCTGCGGCCGGTCTCGGAGGGCGGAATCTGA
- a CDS encoding RNA 2'-phosphotransferase encodes MNEKHLTRVSKRLSRHLRHDPGSLGLVLDPAGWVSVDVLLAALREHGFGVTRAQLDEVVARNNKQRFSFDETGTRIRANQGHSVEVELGLAVVAPPAMLYHGTASTTVPVIFTEGLRPMRRHAVHLSADVETALKVGARHGRPVVLRVAAGEMALAGHEFQRSDNGVWLTAEVPPPYLTLDG; translated from the coding sequence ATGAACGAGAAACACCTGACCCGCGTCTCCAAGCGCCTGTCCCGCCACCTCCGCCACGATCCGGGTTCTCTGGGGCTCGTCCTCGACCCCGCCGGCTGGGTGTCCGTCGACGTGCTGCTGGCGGCCCTGCGGGAGCACGGGTTCGGCGTGACGCGCGCCCAGCTCGACGAAGTGGTGGCGCGCAACAACAAGCAGCGCTTCAGTTTCGACGAAACCGGCACGCGGATCCGGGCCAACCAGGGCCACAGCGTCGAGGTCGAGCTGGGGCTGGCAGTGGTCGCGCCACCCGCGATGCTTTACCACGGCACGGCGTCGACGACCGTGCCCGTGATCTTCACCGAAGGCCTGCGGCCCATGCGCCGCCACGCGGTGCACCTGTCGGCCGACGTCGAAACGGCCCTCAAGGTCGGCGCGCGACACGGCCGTCCGGTGGTGCTGCGAGTCGCCGCGGGCGAAATGGCCCTGGCCGGGCACGAATTCCAGCGCAGCGACAACGGCGTCTGGCTGACGGCCGAGGTCCCGCCGCCGTACCTGACGCTCGACGGCTGA
- a CDS encoding TetR/AcrR family transcriptional regulator, whose translation MTTAVPAEDTRTRLLGTALKLFAEHGVEGTSLQMIADALGVTKAAVYYHFKTKAEITEAVAAPAIRELDALVSEAATQRRRGAQVDHLLDGFVDLVVRHRVLVALFSSDPGINRAIENSTRGMEGFKNALIDILAGPDPDISSRVSALVTLTGLAMTGGSPDIAHLDDESLRRELVDVGRRLLGRPRRHWD comes from the coding sequence ATGACTACCGCCGTCCCGGCCGAGGACACTCGGACGCGGCTGCTCGGCACCGCGCTGAAGTTGTTCGCCGAACACGGCGTGGAGGGCACGTCGCTGCAGATGATCGCCGACGCGCTCGGGGTCACCAAGGCGGCCGTGTACTACCACTTCAAGACGAAAGCGGAGATCACGGAGGCTGTCGCCGCGCCGGCCATCCGGGAGCTCGACGCCCTCGTGTCGGAAGCCGCCACCCAGCGCCGCCGCGGCGCCCAGGTCGACCACCTGCTCGACGGGTTCGTCGACCTCGTGGTGCGCCACCGCGTTCTCGTCGCGCTGTTCTCCAGTGACCCCGGCATCAACCGCGCCATCGAGAACTCGACGCGTGGCATGGAGGGCTTCAAGAACGCCCTCATCGACATCCTCGCCGGCCCCGATCCGGACATCTCGTCCCGCGTGTCGGCACTGGTGACCCTCACAGGCCTCGCCATGACGGGCGGGTCGCCCGACATCGCGCACCTCGACGACGAGAGCCTGCGCCGGGAGCTCGTGGACGTCGGGCGCCGGCTCCTCGGCCGTCCGCGGCGCCACTGGGACTGA
- a CDS encoding MMPL family transporter, whose amino-acid sequence MATFLYRLGRLSFRRRALVSAVWAAVLVVLGLGALTLSGRLSDSVTIPGTESQQAIDRLQEKFPQAAAGGAPARVVIAAPPGHTVTDAGGKAAVESTVAKLKNAPKVAGVADPYQAKSVSPDGRVALAQVSYQVKGFELTDSDRQALLDSGNVAEQSGFEVEFGGDAVQALPETGATEGLGVAVAAVVLIITFGSLLAAGIPLLTALVGVGTGMAGIYFASAGLELNSNTPVLALMIGLAVGIDYALFIVSRYRHELSLGRDPEEAAGRAAGTAGSAVVFAGLTVIIALAGLTVVGIPFLGQMGIAAAATVAIAVLIALTLLPAVLGFAGTRVLSNRIRLRRKPVERSHGERWARFVARHRLPVLLTALAGLIVVAIPALSMQLGLPNDSTAAPESTQRKAYDLVSRGFGAGANGPLLVVVDTGPNHDPEGLEQAVAGISTLPDVAAVTPPRVNAAGDTALLTVIPKSGPSSEQTENLVSAIRAQSGPLHETTGASLAVTGQTAANIDVSEKLSDAMLPYLALIVGLAFLLLMLVFRSIVVPLKATLGFLGSVVATFGAVVAVFQWGWLTDLLGVESTGPIMSMLPILLIGVLFGLAMDYQVFLVTRMREEHVHGADPQEAMVTGFRHGSRVVTAAALIMISVFAGFVLAESTLIQSIGFALAFGVLVDAFMIRMTIVPAVMSLLGRGAWWLPRKLHKVLPNVDVEGKGLTKALAEREPVRV is encoded by the coding sequence GTGGCGACATTCCTGTACCGGCTGGGCCGGTTGTCGTTCCGGCGCCGCGCCCTCGTCTCGGCCGTGTGGGCAGCCGTGCTGGTGGTGCTCGGCCTCGGGGCGCTCACGCTGTCCGGCCGGCTTTCGGACTCGGTGACGATCCCCGGCACGGAGTCGCAGCAGGCGATCGACCGGCTCCAGGAGAAGTTCCCGCAGGCCGCGGCCGGTGGAGCGCCCGCGCGCGTCGTGATCGCGGCGCCGCCGGGCCACACCGTGACCGACGCCGGAGGCAAGGCCGCGGTCGAGTCGACGGTCGCGAAGCTCAAGAACGCGCCCAAGGTCGCGGGGGTTGCCGACCCGTACCAGGCGAAGTCGGTCTCACCCGACGGCCGCGTCGCACTGGCCCAGGTGAGCTACCAGGTCAAGGGTTTCGAGCTCACGGACAGCGACCGCCAGGCGCTGCTGGACAGCGGCAACGTGGCCGAACAGAGCGGTTTCGAGGTCGAGTTCGGCGGCGACGCGGTGCAGGCGCTCCCCGAGACCGGCGCGACCGAGGGTCTCGGCGTGGCCGTGGCGGCCGTCGTGCTGATCATCACGTTCGGCTCGCTGCTGGCCGCCGGTATCCCGCTGCTGACCGCGCTCGTCGGCGTCGGCACCGGCATGGCGGGCATCTACTTCGCCTCCGCCGGGCTCGAGCTGAACTCCAACACTCCGGTGCTCGCGCTGATGATCGGGCTCGCCGTCGGCATCGACTACGCGTTGTTCATCGTCTCCCGGTACCGGCACGAGCTCAGCCTGGGGCGGGATCCGGAGGAAGCAGCCGGACGCGCGGCGGGCACGGCCGGGTCCGCCGTGGTGTTCGCCGGCCTCACCGTGATCATCGCGCTGGCCGGGCTGACCGTCGTCGGCATCCCGTTCCTCGGCCAGATGGGCATCGCCGCGGCCGCGACCGTCGCGATCGCCGTGCTCATCGCCCTCACGCTGCTGCCGGCCGTGCTCGGCTTCGCCGGGACGCGGGTGCTCAGCAACCGCATCCGCTTGCGCCGCAAGCCCGTCGAGCGGTCACACGGGGAACGCTGGGCGCGGTTCGTGGCCCGCCACCGCCTGCCCGTGCTGCTGACCGCGCTGGCCGGGCTGATCGTCGTCGCGATCCCGGCGCTGAGCATGCAGCTCGGCCTGCCCAACGACAGCACGGCCGCGCCGGAGTCGACGCAGCGCAAGGCCTACGACCTCGTGAGCCGTGGCTTCGGCGCCGGCGCCAACGGCCCGCTGCTCGTCGTGGTCGACACCGGTCCGAACCACGACCCCGAGGGGCTCGAGCAGGCTGTCGCGGGCATCAGCACGCTGCCGGACGTCGCGGCCGTCACGCCACCGCGCGTCAACGCCGCGGGCGACACCGCGCTGCTGACCGTGATCCCGAAGAGCGGCCCGAGCAGCGAGCAGACCGAGAACCTCGTGTCGGCGATCCGCGCGCAGTCCGGGCCGCTGCACGAGACGACCGGTGCGAGCCTCGCCGTCACCGGCCAGACGGCCGCGAACATCGACGTGTCCGAGAAGCTCTCCGACGCGATGCTCCCCTACCTCGCGTTGATCGTCGGGCTCGCGTTCCTCCTGCTGATGCTGGTGTTCCGCTCCATCGTGGTGCCGCTCAAGGCGACGCTCGGGTTCCTCGGCTCGGTCGTCGCGACGTTCGGCGCCGTGGTCGCGGTGTTCCAGTGGGGCTGGCTCACGGACCTGCTCGGCGTCGAGTCGACCGGCCCGATCATGAGCATGCTGCCGATCCTGCTCATCGGTGTCCTCTTCGGACTCGCGATGGACTACCAGGTGTTCCTGGTGACGCGGATGCGCGAGGAGCACGTGCACGGTGCCGATCCGCAGGAGGCCATGGTCACCGGCTTCCGGCATGGTTCGCGGGTGGTGACGGCGGCGGCGCTGATCATGATCAGCGTGTTCGCGGGCTTCGTGCTGGCGGAGTCGACGCTGATCCAGTCGATCGGGTTCGCGTTGGCGTTCGGGGTGCTGGTCGACGCGTTCATGATCCGGATGACGATCGTGCCGGCGGTGATGTCACTGCTCGGGCGCGGCGCGTGGTGGCTGCCGCGGAAGCTGCACAAGGTGCTGCCGAACGTGGACGTCGAGGGCAAAGGCCTCACGAAGGCGCTGGCAGAACGCGAGCCGGTCCGGGTGTGA
- a CDS encoding MBL fold metallo-hydrolase encodes MAFTLTVLGNATPYPRPGNPCSGYLVRHGSTNIWVDAGPGTLAALQEHTSPDELDAVWVSHLHADHVADLLPAVYALLFADLRPRRPIPLYGPPGTAARISAFLSNTGRAPIEQAFAVHELHDGHRARIGDLRLTSVSVDHGFPAFGLRITDGRRTLAYSGDTGPCPALTRLADGADLFLCEADGSEPSTVHLTPAEAGRAAAGAARLVLTHMSHTVTPRDAVTQAATHFPGPVAYATPRAVFGV; translated from the coding sequence ATGGCCTTCACCCTGACGGTACTGGGCAACGCCACCCCGTACCCCCGCCCGGGCAACCCGTGCTCCGGCTACCTGGTCAGACACGGCAGCACCAACATCTGGGTCGACGCCGGTCCCGGCACGCTCGCCGCGCTGCAGGAGCACACGAGCCCCGACGAGCTCGACGCCGTGTGGGTCTCGCACCTGCACGCCGACCACGTGGCTGACCTGCTGCCCGCCGTGTACGCCCTGCTCTTCGCCGACCTGCGGCCGCGCCGGCCGATCCCGCTGTACGGCCCACCTGGTACGGCCGCCCGGATCTCGGCGTTCCTGTCGAACACCGGCCGCGCACCCATCGAGCAGGCCTTCGCGGTCCACGAACTGCACGACGGCCACCGCGCTCGCATCGGCGACCTGCGCCTCACGTCCGTCTCGGTGGACCACGGCTTCCCCGCGTTCGGCCTGCGCATCACCGACGGCCGCCGCACCCTGGCCTACTCGGGCGACACCGGCCCCTGCCCTGCGCTGACCCGCCTGGCCGACGGCGCGGACCTGTTCCTGTGCGAAGCCGACGGCTCGGAACCGTCCACAGTGCACCTCACGCCCGCCGAGGCCGGCCGCGCCGCGGCGGGCGCCGCCCGGCTCGTCCTCACGCACATGAGCCACACCGTCACCCCCCGCGACGCCGTCACGCAAGCCGCGACCCACTTCCCGGGCCCGGTCGCGTACGCGACGCCGCGCGCGGTGTTCGGCGTCTAG